Proteins encoded together in one Microplitis mediator isolate UGA2020A chromosome 7, iyMicMedi2.1, whole genome shotgun sequence window:
- the LOC130672391 gene encoding U3 small nucleolar RNA-associated protein 6 homolog: MAEFVEKGCEEMILALEQMKRIKLFEDNEIQKIVKNLKDHEYKIGRLIKSKDDFLSYFSYLMVVLNLVKQRRAKLGIKEKKASIDFCIIKKIKVLYRRARMRFQSDLSFWIDLMKLSKTENFQEHLPGIADRMLKVHQDKPGCWHISAQWHMKETKDVDRARKYLLKGLHFHPESQLLYKDLLQLELTEASSSKDDTPVESKHARLIYQQAYKYIKDVNFIIELLDIASKYKDTKDLQKIIMDDLVENFSDEPKMWDTWARREFKGLSYSSNQDDDSPSGKSKKKPLRDRLNSAIEVYESAVKLLPTKTMWSLYINFLLEINKDNSTLPNYKRKLLKAALTQGHEEKNLEEKYYWIWIKLSKNDKKDSWKKLYDILSSATEALPESIELWKKKISFLFLNSDEDDLALSEFNKAIKILGNKALPLWKIKLSYIQAKHPDKLKDFFETVMQEDPAISCEMKPLYIDWLAAEKGIKATRRVYNKLCIQPPFNLELHRKMASIELSQPEINKVNARYPHEMATLQFGKTNVDVWIEYVTFETNYGDLLNISSIHQRAIKTLNPIDADNFISKFELLKINSEPMEI, encoded by the exons ATGGCAGAATTTGTAGAAAAAGGATGTGAGGAAATGATCCTTGCATTGGAACAAATGAAAAGGATAAAACTTTTTGAGGACAATGAAATACA aaaaatagtcaaaaatttaaaagaccaTGAGTACAAAATAGGAAGACttataaaaagtaaagatgattttttatcatacttTTCTTATCTGATGGTTGTACTGAATCTCGTAAAGCAACGGCGAGCT aaATTgggaattaaagaaaaaaaagctaGTATCgatttttgtattattaaaaaaataaaagtattatacAGAAGAGCAAGAATGAGATTTCAAAGTGATCTGAGTTTTTGGATTGATCTTATGAAACTTAGCAAGACTGAa aaTTTCCAAGAGCATTTGCCAGGTATTGCTGATAGAATGCTTAAAGTGCATCAAGATAAACCAGGATGCTGGCATATTTCTGCGCAATGGCATATGAAAGAAACTAAAGATGTTGATAGAGctagaaaatatttacttaaagGTTTACACTTTCATCCGGAATCACAATTATTGTACAAAGATCTTTTACA actaGAATTAACCGAAGCATCTTCAAGTAAAGACGATACACCAGTGGAATCAAAACACGCGCGGCTAATTTATCAACaagcatataaatatattaaagatGTCAATTTTATCATCGAATTATTAGACATTGCCTCCAAGTACAAGGATACTAaagatttacaaaaaatcataatgGATGATTTGGTCGAAAACTTTTCAGATGAGCCAAAAATGTGGGACACGTGGGCGCGGAGAGAATTTAAAGGTCTCTCTTATAGTTCTAATCAAGACGACGATTCACCGAGTGGTAAATCCAAAAAGAAACCTTTGAGAGATCGTCTTAATTCGGCTATTGAAGTTTATGAGTCTGCTGTTAAATTGTTACCCACAAAAACAATGTGGTCGCTGtatattaatttcttattagaaattaataaagataattcTACTTTGCCAAATTATAAGAGAAAACTTTTGAAAGCGGCTTTAACTCAAGGccatgaagaaaaaaatttagaagaaaaatattattggatttgg ataaaattatcaaaaaatgataaaaaagattCTTGGAAAAAACTGTACGATATATTAAGCAGCGCAACTGAAGCTCTCCCAGAAAGTATTGagctttggaaaaaaaaaatcagtttcttatttttaaattcagatGAGGATGATCTGGCTCTTTCAGAGTTCAATAAg gCAATAAAAATACTAGGCAACAAAGCATTGCCGCTCTGGAAAATTAAGCTTTCTTACATCCAAGCCAAACATccagataaattaaaagatttttttgaaaccgtGATGCAAGAAGATCCAGCAATATCTTGTGAAATGAAACCTCTTTATATAGACTGGCTTGCAGCAGAAAaag gtATAAAAGCGACTAGACGtgtctataataaattatgcaTTCAGCCACCTTTTAATTTAGAACTTCATAGAAAAATGGCTAGTATTGAACTTAGCCAAccggaaataaataaagtaaatgcTCGCTACCCTCATGAAATGGCTACACTACAATTCGGCAAAACAAATGTCGATGTTTGGATTGAATATGTAACATTTGAAACAAATTATGGTGATTTGCTGAATATTTCCAGTATACATCAACGAGCCATTAAAACTCTAAATCCCATTGACGCAGACAACTTTATTAGTAAATtcgaacttttaaaaataaattccgaGCCGATGGAAATTTAA